Part of the Desulfovibrio desulfuricans genome, ACTGCGGACGGACGCCCCAAGAAGCCAGAAGAAATGCCCGGCAAACAGACTGTGGACTACCAGTGCAATGGTTGCCACACCACGAATTTTATTGCGAAAAAAGATGAACAGGGAAAATACGCCTTTTCACGCATTGAAGGCGGTATCGGCTGCGAACAGTGTCATGGGCCGGGATCAAAGCATGTTGATGCCCAGGGGGACGGCGGTATTCTGAACCCCGCCAAATTGGGAACATGGCAGCAGGAACAGCTTTGCGGGCAGTGTCATATCCGTGTTACGAGCAAGCAGGATAAGGATTTTGCCTTCCCACTGGGCTTTAGAACCGGGCAGACGGACCTTCAGGACAAGGTCGAATTCTGGACGTATTCCACCAAGCCTGCGAACTTCTGGGGTAACGAAGACGCCAAAAAGAACCGTCAGCAGTATCACGACACCATGCGTTCTGGGCATATGGCAGCCGGTGTAACCTGCTCTGCCTGTCATCTGGACCATGCCACCAAGCATTTGACCTCGAGCTTGAAACTTCCTCGGGAGCAGCAATGCATCGGCTGCCACACAGCACAGAAAGCCATGTTTGAGGGAAGTGTCCACGCACAAAAAGGTGTGACATGCGTAGATTGCCATATGGCCAAAATGGGGAACCGTGCTGGTGCAACGCAAAAGACCCCCAAGGACCCGTGGGATGTTTCGGCGCACACCATGCGCGTTGTGACGCCGGAAGAAGCAGATGTTTTCAAGATGCGCTCAAGTTGTGACAAATGTCATTCGGGTGCAGAGCGCTCGGCAAAGGGTGCTCAGTTGGTGGGAGTCCGGGAAGATGTGCTGAACAAAACGCAGCGCGCGCTGCAGGGTACTGCCATTTCTAAAGAAAACCTGAACAAGGTTCTTATGGATGGTTCACTTGGGGCACATAACCCACAAAAAACCTTGCAACTGCTCGAATCGAAAAAGAAGTAGTCGTGACTTGCTGTGCCAGAAGGGGCTCCCCCTTCTGGCACAGCAATCTGTTGAGCTGATAGAAAGCGTGTAGGTAGACAGTGGCCTTCATTATGGCTGAGCAACAGCTTAACCAGTTTGCCAAAGAATTATGGAAAACTATGGAGGATGCATGAGCGTAACTATTTCTCCGCAAGAGCTTCAGGCGCTGCTCGATAACAAATCCGCAACGGTTTGTGATGTGCGGCGAGAGGCGGACTATCAGGCAGACCAGCGCACCATTGCCGGGGCAGAGTGGCATAATCCCGAAACTGTTGATGCGTGGGCCGAACAGCTACCGAAAAACAAGCCTGTGGCTATTTATTGCGCACGCGGTGGCTCCGTAAGCAAATCTGTGCATGCAGCGCTGACGGCCAAGGGCTTTAACGTGCAGTATATGGAAGGTGGCCTTGCCGCCTGGGATGCCG contains:
- a CDS encoding rhodanese-like domain-containing protein produces the protein MSVTISPQELQALLDNKSATVCDVRREADYQADQRTIAGAEWHNPETVDAWAEQLPKNKPVAIYCARGGSVSKSVHAALTAKGFNVQYMEGGLAAWDAAQQ
- a CDS encoding ammonia-forming cytochrome c nitrite reductase subunit c552 — its product is MWEQQYYLKVGDKIFPSPVRWVANDKQWRKVAFAPFWWVADGTADGRPKKPEEMPGKQTVDYQCNGCHTTNFIAKKDEQGKYAFSRIEGGIGCEQCHGPGSKHVDAQGDGGILNPAKLGTWQQEQLCGQCHIRVTSKQDKDFAFPLGFRTGQTDLQDKVEFWTYSTKPANFWGNEDAKKNRQQYHDTMRSGHMAAGVTCSACHLDHATKHLTSSLKLPREQQCIGCHTAQKAMFEGSVHAQKGVTCVDCHMAKMGNRAGATQKTPKDPWDVSAHTMRVVTPEEADVFKMRSSCDKCHSGAERSAKGAQLVGVREDVLNKTQRALQGTAISKENLNKVLMDGSLGAHNPQKTLQLLESKKK